In a single window of the Eleginops maclovinus isolate JMC-PN-2008 ecotype Puerto Natales chromosome 6, JC_Emac_rtc_rv5, whole genome shotgun sequence genome:
- the LOC134865770 gene encoding protein lifeguard 1-like, translating to CILSTTTTTTTVLPRRATSSLLCSPGNAPCSQSRHNLHKSADHWVRDFRDISPEALSDTTPLISSSSFDDKTVRRAFVRKVFSILTLQLLFTFSVVCVFTFSSVVKEAVQNSLGAYLSSIIIFLVVSFALSCSRGFSRRHPWNILGLAVVTLSLSYMVGTIASFHDTSAVVITMGATLAITVAVIAFSAQTRYDFTMCYGVLLILAVDLIMFGFFSTFYYSYLADVAYGCFGALLYSLFLMVDCQLMMGTMSYRLDPEEYIYAALNIYLDIMLIFLYLLGRR from the exons TGCATCctcagcaccaccaccaccaccaccaccgtcCTACCAAGGAGAGCCACCTCCTCCCTACTCTGCAGCCCCGGCAATGCACCCTGCAGCCAAAGCAGACACAACCTGCATAAATCAGCCGACCACTGGGTACGTGACTTTCGGGACATCAGCCCTGAAGCTCTGTCGGACACAACTCCTCTGATATCCTCGTCTTCCTTCGATGACAAGACCGTGAGGAGAGCGTTTGTTAGAAAG GTGTTCAGCATCCtgactctgcagctgctgttcaCCTTCagcgtggtgtgtgtgttcaccttcTCCAGCGTGGTCAAAGAGGCGGTGCAGAACAGCCTGGGGGCCTACCTCAGCtccatcatcatcttcctcGTGGTCTCCTTCGCcctcagctgcagcagaggcttCAGTCGGCGTCACCCCTGGAACATCTTGGGCCTG GCTGTGGTCACTCTGAGCTTGTCTTACATGGTGGGAACCATCGCCTCCTTCCATGACACCTCGGCAGTCGTCATCACTATGGGAGCCACGCTGGCCATCACTGTGGCTGTCATTGCTTTCTCTGCACAG ACTCGTTATGATTTCACGATGTGCTACGGTGTTCTGCTGATTCTGGCCGTGGACCTGATCATGTTTGGGTTCTTCTCCACCTTCTACTACTCCTACCTCGCTGACGTCGCCTATGGGTGTTTTGGTGCTCTGCTGTATTCACTG TTCCTGATGGTGGACTGTCAGCTGATGATGGGGACGATGAGCTACCGTCTGGATCCAGAGGAATACATCTATGCTGCTCTCAACATCTACCTGGACATAATGCTCATCTTCCTCTACCTGCTGGGGAGGAGGTGA